ATTACCAATAATATGATGTTTGATAGCAGCATCCGTAATCTGAATAATAACTTGCAACGCTTAAGCGATGCGCAAACGAAATATTCAACACAGTCTAAGATACAGGTCCCTTCGGATGATCCGGTAATAGCCACGCGCGCTATTAAGTATCGGGACTATGTATCCGATGTGGAGCAGTATCAGAAAAATACATCTGATGCTACTTCATGGATGCAAGTAAGTGATGATGCGATGCAGGGGATTGCTGACTATATGACTCGTTTAAAAGAGTTGGTTACTAATGGGGCTAATGATACTAATTCTACATCCAGTAAAGCAGCGATTTCTGATGAAATTAAGGAAATTCGCAAAGGCATTGTGGATACGATGAATACATCCTATGCGGGGCGTTATGTTTTTGCTGGGTACAACACGGATCAGCCTCCGTATAAATTGGTGACAGAGACGTTGAGCAGTGGGGCTACTGTGGATAAAGTTCTTTATAAAGGCCAAAGCCTTAGTGTTGGAGGTCCTGTTTCCGCGTCGATACCAAATGCAGACATTCTGAACTTTTGCGATGATACTGTAGCTAAGTCGGCTCCGGTATATAATCAGAAGGGGACCTGGAACTTGACCGCTAACGGTACCGAATATTCGGTGGATCTAAGCACGGTAACCAATGCAGGGACCTTGCAAACAGCCATTGATACGGCGGCAGGGGCAGGAACGTTTACTGTGGGAACAAATGGTTCCGGATATTTGACGTTAACGCCAGGAGGCGCTGTTACTTCCTATAAAATTGGTTCGCAAAGCGATCTTGGTTTTGCTTCTTCGTATAAAACCGGCTCTACTGCACAGGATATTAGTTATCACGTAAGCAACGGCAGTGAAGTGAAGGTCAACATTGAAGGTCAAAATGTAATTGGCTGGTCTGGTGATTCGGCCAATGGCGGATATACGTCCGCAGGAACGAATCTTTTTGATACTCTTGATAAAATTTTGCTTGGTTTAAACGGTGAATCTTCTTACAAAGTTGCCACTAATTCTGGCGGCGTGTGGTCGGTACAGACGTTGCCTGCGTCGACTCAAAGTAGCAGTCAGTTAGTCAGCTCTTGCCTTGATGAATTGGAAAAAGATTTGGATCGTCTGACAAAGTCGCAGTCGGAGTTGGGGGCTCGTATGAACTATGTGGAGTCTACCGACAGCCGCCTTGCAAGTAATGAAATTACTTTTACTAAATTGCAAAGTAACAATGAAGATATTGATGTGGCCAAGGCTTCGGTGGAGGTCAGCTCGGCGCAATCGGTTTATGAAGCGGCGTTGTCGGTAACGGCTAAGGTGACTAAGGCTTCCTTGGTCGATTATTTGCGCTAAGGAGGATAATGCTTTATGGCAAGCACTAGTTCTGGCAGTGTTACGACATCTACCGTTAATGGTACGTCGCGCATTACCGGCTTATCATCTGGCCTTGACGTCGATTCGATCGTAAAAGGCCTAATGGACGCGGAAAAAGTCAAACTCAATAAAATGGAGCAGCAAGAAGACCTGCTGACCTGGAGACAAGAAGCGTATCGCAATACCATGGGGACGATGAATACGTTTTCCTCGTCGTACTTGGATTCGTTATCTACCAGCAGTATTACCAAACAAGGTAATTTTTTACAATATGATACAGAAAGCAGTGATACTGCTTATGTTACGGCTTCTGCTGGCGCCGATGCCAAAGTGGGCAGTCATACAGTGGCTGTATCGCAGCTAGCGACAGCGAGTACGCGAAGCAGCGGGGCGGCTGTTTCCAAGGGAGTTCAAGGGGGCGTTGCGCCAACCTATGGCTTTACGTCAGGAACGACTTGGAAAATGTACGTTGATGAGAAGCTATACTCAGTTGACTTATCGAGCGTAACGGATCAGACATCTTTGCAGACGGCTGTTGACAAAGCGGTTGGTAGCGGCAAAGTAACGGTTGGAACTAATGCGGGTTGCTTAACCTTAACATCGGCAACTGCTGGTGTACAGTATATCTCGGTAGAAACGCAGAACCTTCTTGGGTTTACTACTGCTGGCGTGCTTGCTAACCGTATTACTACTGGCCAGACTTTGAGCAATATTAATTCGTCTTTAAATTCGCCGATTGTTTTTAGCTCTGATGAAATTTCATTTACGATTAATGGCGAAAACTTTACTTTTGATAAAGATGATACACTCAGCGCAGTGATGAGTACGGTAAATAAAAGTGATGCTGGCGTGACGATGTCTTATGACTCGATCAATGATAAAATGATACTGACGTCTAAGACGATGGGGGCAGGGGCAACTTTAACGGCCAGTGATACGGGGACAAGTACGTTTATTAGCACCCTTTTGAGTAATAATACAGCTGGCAAAGATGCCCAATTGACTCTGGATGGGCAGGCGTTGACACGCAACAGCAATATCGTAACCGTAGACGGCGTGACTTATACGCTGAATAAAAAGACTACCAGCGATATCACGATTGGCGTGACCCAGAACTCCGACGCAACCTTTGACGTGATTACTAAATTTGTAAATGGTTATAATACGCTTATTGATACGATTCGAGGCAAGCTGACGGAGAAATATAGCCGCGATTATCAGCCGTTGACAGATGCTCAAAAAAGCTCTATGTCGGATTCGGATATTACGGCATGGGAGAAAAAAGCGAAGACCGGCTTGCTGCAGCGTGATGATATGCTGCAGAGTTTTCTGGATGAACTTCGAGGCGCTTTTATGGCGAGTGTACCTGGAGTGTCGCTGACGCTTAAAAAGATTGGTATAACAAGCAGTAGTTATGCCGATTATGGTAAGATGACTATTAATGAGTCTACCTTGAAAGAGGCTATTAAGACTGATCCAGAAGGAGTTATGAATCTTTTTAGTCAGAAGTCAACGACATATAATACATCGGCGGTGCGGTCTCTGAGTAGTAGTGAGCAGACAGTTCGATACAAAGAAGAAGGCTATGGCATGCGATTCTATGACATATTCCAAAAATATGTCGGTACCAGTCGTGACTCAGCAGGCAATAAGGGATTATTAGTGGAAAAGGCTGGTTTGGCGGATGATGCCAGTTCGACGGATAATTCTCTTAGTGACCAGATGACAGATATGAAAGAACGCATTACCAACGAGGAAAAGCGGTTAAGCTTGGTGCAAACGCGTTACTATACGGAATATACGAATATGGAAACGTATTTGAACAAGTTGAATACGCAGATGTCAGTATTCAGCAATAACAGTAGTGGTTGATAGGGGAGGGAGCATCCCTTGACAGAAACTGAATGCCAGACTTTTTTCAAGGAAGAGTTGCGGCTTTTGGAAAGCTTGGCGGAAAACAGCAATCGACAAATGCATAAGCTGGAAAAACGTCTTTGGGCTGGATTGCGCCGCCTGAGTGAAGAGCGTGACGCTTATTTGCGTGTTTGGCAAGAACGAAAAAGCCGGCGCGAAGACGCCTGGCAGGTTGGCGGCAATTCTTTGCAAGCTTTGCGGGAAGCAGTGCGCGCCAAACAAGCGGAAGTGGAACGCTTGCATGCAGAGCTTATGCAAGAGACGGAACGTGCCAAACGGGTACAGTCTTTGAAATTGATGCAGCTTAAAAAAGGACAGGTTGCCACAAATCAATACGAAGGTCCGGCTCCCACCTCTATGCGGTGGAATATTCAAGGATAATAAACGCCTGGTGAAATCGTGAGTATTTCACCGGGCGTTTTGCGTGGCTGGATCAATGGATGGTGTAAAATGAAAACACATTCGGTAGAGGAAGGCTTGAATCTGGCACATAGCGGTAAGATTCGAGAAGCAGCTATTTATTTCTGTCAGGCAGTCAAAGAAGAACCGCATAATCAGGAGTTATATCAGCCTTTAGGAGAATTAT
This genomic window from uncultured Anaeromusa sp. contains:
- the fliD gene encoding flagellar filament capping protein FliD, whose amino-acid sequence is MASTSSGSVTTSTVNGTSRITGLSSGLDVDSIVKGLMDAEKVKLNKMEQQEDLLTWRQEAYRNTMGTMNTFSSSYLDSLSTSSITKQGNFLQYDTESSDTAYVTASAGADAKVGSHTVAVSQLATASTRSSGAAVSKGVQGGVAPTYGFTSGTTWKMYVDEKLYSVDLSSVTDQTSLQTAVDKAVGSGKVTVGTNAGCLTLTSATAGVQYISVETQNLLGFTTAGVLANRITTGQTLSNINSSLNSPIVFSSDEISFTINGENFTFDKDDTLSAVMSTVNKSDAGVTMSYDSINDKMILTSKTMGAGATLTASDTGTSTFISTLLSNNTAGKDAQLTLDGQALTRNSNIVTVDGVTYTLNKKTTSDITIGVTQNSDATFDVITKFVNGYNTLIDTIRGKLTEKYSRDYQPLTDAQKSSMSDSDITAWEKKAKTGLLQRDDMLQSFLDELRGAFMASVPGVSLTLKKIGITSSSYADYGKMTINESTLKEAIKTDPEGVMNLFSQKSTTYNTSAVRSLSSSEQTVRYKEEGYGMRFYDIFQKYVGTSRDSAGNKGLLVEKAGLADDASSTDNSLSDQMTDMKERITNEEKRLSLVQTRYYTEYTNMETYLNKLNTQMSVFSNNSSG
- the flgL gene encoding flagellar hook-associated protein FlgL, with product MRITNNMMFDSSIRNLNNNLQRLSDAQTKYSTQSKIQVPSDDPVIATRAIKYRDYVSDVEQYQKNTSDATSWMQVSDDAMQGIADYMTRLKELVTNGANDTNSTSSKAAISDEIKEIRKGIVDTMNTSYAGRYVFAGYNTDQPPYKLVTETLSSGATVDKVLYKGQSLSVGGPVSASIPNADILNFCDDTVAKSAPVYNQKGTWNLTANGTEYSVDLSTVTNAGTLQTAIDTAAGAGTFTVGTNGSGYLTLTPGGAVTSYKIGSQSDLGFASSYKTGSTAQDISYHVSNGSEVKVNIEGQNVIGWSGDSANGGYTSAGTNLFDTLDKILLGLNGESSYKVATNSGGVWSVQTLPASTQSSSQLVSSCLDELEKDLDRLTKSQSELGARMNYVESTDSRLASNEITFTKLQSNNEDIDVAKASVEVSSAQSVYEAALSVTAKVTKASLVDYLR